The Anas acuta chromosome 9, bAnaAcu1.1, whole genome shotgun sequence sequence TGTGTAGAGCGGAATATGTGCAAGAATTCATAGAAATGTTGAGGAAGGCAGACTAATCTTATAATTGTATGAAGGAGGTCCTTTTTCCTAGATTAGATtaaagaaacaccaaaagctTCATATTTATTGgggtaaaaaaaatgaaaatattttatcaaactatcaaacacttcaaaaatgtgCTATCAAACTACGTGCCTGAGAGCACAGAGtgtatttcatgttctttttacTTCAGCTATGGAAAATGGCACTGTGCGTATACTTGAGCCCATTATGGCAGTGGAGGTGATGGCACCCACGGAGTTCCAGGGAACAGTGATAGCTGGAATTAATCGCCGGCATGGAGTCATCACAGGGCAAGACGGCTTGGAGGGTTACTTTACCCTCTATGCTGAGGTATGTGCTGGTAGCTGCTAGCTGCTTCCTGaccctttcttctcctctgttGCCTTTTGACTCTGTTACTGGTTTTCTTACTGGCtagaattttaaacattttagtCAAGTTACTTAGCGGATAAGCTTATCATGAATTTTCCATTTGTGGAAGCATATTGTGCAGTATTAGAGAACCTATTGTAAACCCATCCCGCTTCAGAGAAGCGTATTTATTACCCTAAAATCATGTGGTGTCAGAGAAAGGAACAGAACTTGATTTTGTCAAGACTGGCTGGCTGTGCTACCTTAGAGTGATACAAATCTGTGCAGCAGTACTGATGCACAGAGTTAAGGGGGATGTTTCTGGCAGCTGTCTTCCTTCAGCTGATAACTGCATTAACTGTAATAATTGCAGATAAGAGCAAAGAATTTTTCTTCACACcttataaaatgtatttgttctcATGTTAGATCATACGAAATATACATCTAACAGTGGTGGTAGGGTAAATCCTCAGCAAAGTTTTATGTAATGACAAACCATACTGTGCATTGCTTCTGCTGCATAAACTGTATCTAGAGCTGCAGCCTTTGATGTTTCAAGCATCATGATATCTTGCTAGGTGATGCAGGTTACTGAATTTGGCATACTCCAGTATCTGGTGCATTCAAACAgagatttgggggattttcaGCTGAATATACATTGTGAATATACATTAGTTGAAATAAGAGGTATTTACAAAAGCAGATAATAAAACCAGTACTGTTTATAAAGCACACCAGATTTTTTGTAGCATAATTGAGATTAGTTGGATGATAACCaaaagtagaaggaaaaatactgtgttcCTACAAGAATAATATGCTTGGATTTTAGGTGCCACTGAATGATATGTTTGGATACGCCACTGAGCTGCGGTCTTGCACAGAGGTAAGTACTCTCAGAATTTTTTGCTAAAAGACTCTTATTTCTATGAATCAAGTGTGCTAATTTGCATCAGGATTGGCATAATACATGCAGCAGTAAAAGTGATAAAAatggaaacacaaaaaaagaataggaaaataaCATCGGAGCTATTACTGTTACTTTAACTGTTTCTGAATGAAGATAGCTATCACTAGCTGTGTCATATTCAGACAAAAAATCCCTGCATGCTTGGGGGAGGGAAGACATTCAGAATTGTAAATAATACAAAGCAACAGTATCAAAAAAACAATGTTCAgatactgtttatttttgtatcttaTACCTGCATGCCTCAGCACATCCTGCTCCTATACTTCACTAAGTTTTTGCTGCATGTTATTTCACAGATTTGGGTGAGGCCTACAGCTACGTAAGACTACTTGTTTAGCATCTTAACTTTGactattttctttccaactCTTCAGGGAAAGGGTGAATATACAATGGAATACAGTAAATACCAACCATGTTTGCCCAGTACtcaagaagaaataattaacaAATACCTCGAAGCAACAGGACGACTTCCTGCGAAAAAGGGCAAAGCGAAgagctgactttttttccccttgagtACATTGAACAATTTTTCACAATCTTCCCAAAAAGCATGGTTGCCCAAGCCATACAAGCAGTCAATCCTGGCTGGATAAGTGCAGACTTCAGTGGGACTTGGACTTGTAATTTCATCGTAATATCCTTCCTTTGTGGTATGCTCAGAAGTCTCACCAGGAGACTACAGCTGAATTGTTCAGATGTAAATGCTGCTCGTtaacaaaatacacaaatattatAACATTGATAATAATTTGTCTTGAAATTTGTCTCAatccattttattaaaataattttatttttttaattgataaaCCATTGTTTTGTAAGTGGGTGAGTTActatttctctgtctttgaaagtttaaaatgtttagGTTAGCAGGCTAAATATTAACTCTGGATAGACGTGGAGGATGAATTGTCATCCAATACCGagtatttttcatgtaagtGCCCCAAGCACAGATCCTTTGCTCCTGCAGTCCACTTCCATCATACAGTCCAGAGGAATGCCAGTATTTCTTCCTTATTCTCCAGAACCAATGCAAAGAGTCCCCAAAGTCGTGGCAAATTGACCAAGGTCATCTGGCAGTGCTGCTTGCTTATCACCAGATCTGCTTATCACTTACGGTACATGGCATTTGGAAAGAGTTGACAAGAATGTACATACGAGTTAACTCTTCCCAAAACTATGAGcaatatggttttattttatatgcttGCTTTCTTGGCTCCTTTTCAGAAAGCCAAAGAAGAGATTCCTTTTTTTAGAATCTTTCAGTCAGGAGAGCGTGTCACTGATGATGCTTAGCTTGGTAATCAGTTGATGAGATCTTGCTTACTCGTAAAGAAGAGATAAAACACGGATGTTAGAAATAGGTGAGAAAAAGAAGAtgccattttcatttatttattaccagAAGATCCACTCTGGATTTTGTTTGCGTGCTCCTTCTTCCTGACCTATTCAGCTTAACAGCATTTTTGCAGATTTCCAGTAAACAGAGGAGGAAGTTCCAGTTCAAAACCAACTACATTCCTGGCACAGGATCGTGGTTGATGTTTACCAGACACAGAACTGCAATGGCTGGGCTTCTTTTCCTCAGCATTCACAGAAAGATGGTGAAAATTACTCATTTTAAACTTGGAATGCGTACAGTGTCAGAGATTTGTCGGTGGCATGTAAATGCTAACTCAGTGCAGGCATACTGTTGTATGTAAGTATGGTGTTGCTTTGGGCCAAATCCTTCTTGATTCCCTTACATCcgtagcttttatttttgtgaaaacgTTCAGCTGGAACGAGTTTCAAGAAAAGCCCTGCAGGTTCTCTGACATTTGGAGATTTCCTTAAATAAGCAAATGTTATAGCACATTTGCCAAAGTTCAAGGATGCCTTATACAGTGTGAATGCgatgtaaagaaagaaatagggGCTAGTTATTATTTTTGGTTATATTTATGACTTTCATGTTACGCTTTTTAGAGGCCAGTCATGATGTGAATTCTTGGCTGATAGATTCTACCAGATGTGTGCTGGTTCTCCACAGATCTAACACAGATGCTTAGACCGCAGCCTCAGGTCGCAGGCACGGTGTAGGGACAGCTGAGGCACAGTGAGGTCTGTTGAACTTAAATATGAGGGAGAAAAATCTACAGGTGGAGAGGGAAGGCTACTGGATGTGGGGGACGGTGGATGAAGGAATGGAAAGAAGCACTACCAAGAGCTTCATTTTGGAGATTTTACTTCTtcgtgtgtgtttttgttgttgttgctttttgtttgtttttaacttcaaTCAAATTTTAGGTAGCACTTGTAGCAATCTGATGTAGTTGAGCTCTTTGAGATATGCTGtgctttttgtatgtgtgtgtgtgaagaatGCAGTGTGAACCAGCCTGAGCCTCAATATATGTAACGGTTGCATTGTCTTAACCAAGACTTTTGCTTCAGTACAACCTGTGTCATGTCAGGTTCTGGGCCACTGAGTGAAATCTTGGCCCTACAGAAGTCAGTAGAGATTCTGCCTTTGTATTCCAGCAGGGTTGCTACTTGCCCAGAAGTTACTACGTGCAGTTGCTTAACTGCCCTAAGTTGCATTATTTATATGGAATCAAAGTAATCCTGCTCTGGCGAGTTGAATGTATGTGATCCTCTGTCCTTGCCACTGCTCCCCATACTTAGAACACAGTAAGGAAATTAAACGTGTGGTTAAGTGCATTGCTGAAGTAGAGCCCCAAAGTGCAAAACCTAtgctattttcttgtttcaattctaaaatatgtttttatcaGTGTTGGTTCTTTTTTAACTAAAGAAACATTACCATTAAAAGCTCTTAATTCGTGCTTTTGAGGAGAAATGTTTTGCcagcacaaaagaaaacttgaagGATCTGTAAAATGCTGCTTCACTGAATTTACTGTAATGGCTGTTATGTGCTGATATACTTCTGCTGACAAGCTTTTTGTATCAGGCACTGATACACCTGCGTAAAACACCTGAATGTGGGAGGTTATCAGATCTCCCAGCCTAAATCTCCCCCAGGGAGAGCCTTCACATTAACTACTGAAGGTAAGAGCAAGAATTGCATCTGTACTGCAAATACACTAAGACAACATTCTCCATTTCCGTCTGTCAAACACTGCCTTGCAGTGTTCTGGTCTGGTGACAGATGTGGCAagacaacaaaatgtttttcttatatCAATATTTTTTGAGTTGACTTCACAAATATGAGAGAAAAAACTTTATGTAAGCTTacacagcagggcagagctgtgcatCAGCAGGACTAGGACAGGGGAGGTGCTGGTTACTGGCTTCTGGGTGGCTTTGTGGGGAGAGGTTTTGCTGCCTTTACTCATCCACATCCTTTCAAAGGCCTTGCACTGGGAGAAGGTGGAAAAACGGGGTCAGCAGCATCGTGAAAGAAAACCCAGCTTCCACCATGTGTAATGGCATTTGTTTTATTGGAGATAAATTAAAGATCAGCATATATCTACCTCAAAAAAGTCAGCAAATATTTCTTAGTGACAGATTAACACTTTTCCTCAAGATTTTTATCCAAATATATTACTTTTGTTCACAAACCATGTTACTATAAGTAACAGTAAGTTAGTGACATAAAATCAACCTGTGTATGTTTATCTGTATATATAGTAGCAAAGTTTTAGGTAGATCTCTAGAACATGAATTTAGAGAAATTATAGAGATTCATTTTGGAACAAACAGGCTAGTGGAAGCATTCAAGCTTCCTGTAGTAAAATTCACTGTAGTGAGACTTGTATAGAAAAATTACCACAACTTCAGGCCTATTAACACAAAGGTTTTCTATTTAATATGTGCATAAAGCTGACAATctctttaaaagttttcttccctttcacgTATAATTCCAGCAGCTGACCCAGATTCCATTCCAGATCCATCTTCAAGCCGATGACTGTCTGACTCACAGGTGTATTTCACTTTCAGAGGGCGACCAGGAAGCCAAATGAGGCGCATGTGACACAAAATCATTTCCTGGAGAAcggatttaaaaatatttgtcttttagTGTCTTCATACTGTTTTTCTGCTGGTGAAGGTAGGTATTATATGAATCTGCTTTCTTACCTGTGTTGGCATTTCATGGAGCAGGATGGTGTAGTCAAACTCAAGGGAATCATCTTTCCTCATCTAGACATgtatcaaaagaaaacaagaacacaaGTTATATTGGTGAAGTTCAGGATCTACCCTGATTTACGTGACTGCAGCTAGCTTGCTTAGGGAGTGAGATGAACAGGGCTCACTTACGGTAGCTGGCTGGAGGAAGACAGGTTTTTGTATATGAACAGAGAAGGAATTAGGAGCACTCACTGCCTAAGAACTTTGAAGGCACTAGCTGTGGTGTAGCTGTAGCCTGACATGAAACTAGGCTTACACAGATGGAAACGCAGTGAGTTAACTGTCAAATAAATTGGAGAGTTTGGACTGACTACTAAAGTCTCATTTGGGAAGATGCTGTTCTATGTAACTTGGGAGTAATAATGGAACACAATGTATGTTGATCATGGATGAGTGAGAGAAACAAAGCTTGGGGAACTCCTATCCCATGTGATGTAGGTGTAAGATATGTTCAGCAGAGAGCACGAATTGGACTGATGCTCCACTTAAGCTTGGCTAGAAGGGCAGATAGCACTAGGAGTGATTTAGTGTGGAGCTGATGAACTGCAGGCCCAGATGTTCAAATTAGCTCCTGATTAAACCTGCAGAAAGCCAACAGATCCACTCGTGCAAACAAGGAAAACCAACTTTTGTCCAAATGAGtaagttttttttctgccaaaaccTGGATTGGCAAAATAATTCATTCTGATGGAGATACTTGTATGTTGTGAAGCCACTGGGATTTGGGAAGAATCACCCCCACTGCAGTGTGTGAGGCTGCTGACAGCCGTTTTATTCTCTGCTGCTCAACAGCCTGTCAGCCTCTGCAAGGCAGACGTGGAATTTCCACTTCACTTACCCACTGCTTCACAGTCTTGACTTGTGACATGAAGTAACCCACTTTCTCTGTTGACTTCTCCCACATCATGTAACTGCTGCCAGCAACAGCTAAAGCCCACACTGGCTCAAAGGCAGGTTCCATAATTCCAAAGCTGTCTGAAAGGCGGtaatataaaaatgattaattctGGCTGttcctcagaaaaacaaacaaccacagAGCACTTTTGCCTGGCATAGCACTCTGCCTGGGAAttggttctttttttcagatgtgttaCAATCTTGGAACAGGGAGGAGAATGAACTTGTGCTAAACTTACTGCAACCACAGAACTATGAGAGCATGATGGAAGTGAAAGTTTGCAAGAGACATTACTCACAGGTTCCCCCAGGGAGGTAAGGAACCCAGTGTCCACAGTAACAGAGGTCATTGCCACctgaaggaaaggagagcagtGCCCTCGGTTTCCAGGATGGAAAAATTGTTGGTCATCCCTTGTGAATTTCTATCCACAGCTAGGGAAGGTGTGTGCGTTGAGGCAGTTGATACTAAAGGACATTTTGCATTCACTTCGATGTAAAATTGCATGgtcttgtttttaaatccaGAACACCCTCACAACGTTGTGAGGACTCCCATTGTTGCTGAACAGTGAAGGTCTTTTTCTCCCCGGGAACTGCTGGCAAGACAGTTGTTTTGATAGATAGCTCTATAGTTTTAGGGTTCCCCTgtgtgtttctgctttttaaaacacacatttgTTTGTATCCTTTAGTGTCCAAACTCTTTaatatgaaatgaaacacaGTTGGTTATTTGGAGGAGCATACCTGGAATATTGCTTCCAATTATTGGTTTGGTTTGGCGCTTAAGTTTTCGATATAATCTGTTGTCCTCTTCTTGGATTTGCTTCTGGTCTTTGGTGTTTATGCACTTGATATTGACAGCAGGTGGAGACTTTTTCTTCGGATACAAGACTGTAGCAAGGCAGCTCCCAGCATTTTCCTATAAAAGTAGgaatttaaaactttatttaccAGCAACACATTCTTAATGAAAATCTTGGCATTATTATGTGAAGTATATATATGGACTAAGTACACACTTACAGAGGTCATAGAAAGCCTTTAGAAGgctacctttttttcttccagaaaggtAAAGTTAAAACAAGACTaaactgttttgtgtttgttttttaatataataattacAATGTAGCAGAAATGTACCAAGTCATCTTGGAAATACACTTGCAAATTCTCAAGAAATAATATCAATTGATAATGGGGCCTTTCATTGTATGACACTTCTgccttgaaacaaaaataatgcttCATGTTATGTGGTACTCAGGGACGTGGGTTAGTGGGTAATACTGGTGGTACAGGGACagttggacaagatgatcttggaggtcttttctgatcttaatgattctatgattaaattctaaaaataatttgaattgtATAAGAAGTGTGTAATAGAAAAAGATGCTCATAGTTAAATCACTAGCGACAACTGTGACAGAATGAACGGAAAGAGggttataattaaaaattataattaaaaacaaagcaacagtaTTTATTCTTTGGTGTGTAAACACAACAGGAGCTACAACTGGATAACAAGGACCATACTGTGACACTGAGTTTGGATCACCACAAGGTCTGACTCAGAAGCTTGATGTGACTTAGCCAAGACAGCCTCTGCAGGCAGTGAGCAAAGCAGGTGGCTGCAGTGCCTGCAAACCATGGCCCATGCTGGAAAGGTATAACCATGAAAGTAAGGCCTCAGTTCCATTTACAGAAGCACTTAAAGATACCTTGTTTTGAAGGAGTTGGATTTTATGCACGCAGTAAGAGGAAACGTGGGGGACTGCAAACTTACCCTGCTTCTGTAGTCTTCGGTAGTGAACTGCAGGTAATACTtctgccccattcctggaatgctctgaaagagagaaggaaaggaggagtCAGCCCGCAGTGTAGCTGCAGTAACTCTGTAAGCTCTGTAACTCGCCGAGGTGTGCCACAAGCACAGAGGAGGGAACCTGAGGGTGCCTTGACTACCTCTTGGCCTTGTAATGCCACGAAGTTGGCCAGGGGAGGGCCACGGAGCTGATCCGAACAGCAAACGCAAAGGATCTTAATAAATAACCTATATAAAAGgatcttaaaaaacaacaataaatagaGCAACACCTCCGTTTGGTAGTCTGGTTTCTTTTCTAAACACAATACTCTTCAGGTAAACAGGAGGGGCATTCTGGCTGTTTGCACAATGCTGGCAGTTAGAATCCAGAGGAAAcatgcacattttatttatctaaacTTGGCCCTTTGTGTTCCATCATACTTTCTTCCACGAAGCCGTTAATAGCGTACTGTTAGCAGAGTTTCATTTACAGGGCAAGGCCATCAGCCCAGCACCTGCCTTTAGTACATACATGTTAGGCGCTGCAGATAAGAGGAAAAATTGGTTTAGCCATTTGCTCTACCTTCGTGAAATCTCCTCTTTAAAGGGAGCCAAGTTTAGAGTTGGGCCACGTAATACCGTGAAGGGAATGAAAGAAACAGTGGGTAAGTTCAGACCTTTATAACTTTTTCTCTGCCCTTCTCTCCTGCCTTCACTTTGTGCGCTGGTTAAAAAGTTGGCCTGATCTACTTAGTCTTAAGTCAAAATGACAGGTTTTTACATGTTAATACAGTACATTTTAATCTTACCATAGCAAAATGGTAAAAACTAGCTTTCTGAACTGCAGGCTTATGAGAAGGATCTAATCTCATAGTTGCTGCAGTCAAGCCTAAGCCTCTAATTATTGGAAAGGTACCCTAAAGATACTATtactgcagatattttttttttcctagtatttttcctttgatgaaGTATTGGTATTTTTAAGCACAGTGACCTAGGCTTACTCCTTTTCTTGTCATCAGTACTACAGATGAGAAAACCTGAAATAGAGTCAGGTGGACTACAACGCTCCTGAAGCGGAAGCTTAGCTCTGGATTAACAAATAATGGAGGGGGTTTCCTGCTGAACCTCTTCCTCAAGCAGCACAATGCAGTGGCCAGGCTGCACGTTCCCAGTTACAACACTGGGGATTTGGTCCTTAACAGCAGCTCTTCTATAGTTAGGTCAGATCTTTGCAGTCCAGCATATTcagtcattgaaaaaaaaaaaaaaaaaagtgttcaacttttcttccaaaattacTTTCCTTGCACTGGTTTCACCTGCCTTgtctgctaaagaaaaaaaaatcatttttgtagCTCTGATAACTTTGACAACAGTTACCATATTCTGACAGAATATCTCAGGagttttatttcacttgttTGGTATCACATGCTAGTAAAGAAAAGACACAGTGGAACTTCTTACCCAGTCTGATTCTTctcagcagaagagaagaaaaactcttCATGATTAATGGCTTGTTAAACACTTACTTTAGAAAAGAACACACAATTCTGTGCTCATGTGGTTTTGGAGTTGGTATTCTGTTTGTCttcaacaccaccaccacagcagcactgctcaccTAGAAAGCTTTCAAGTGGCACTACACAGCTAAAATACAAAGGATGTGCATACCAGAGGACTTCTGATCTCTCACTGGGGAGATCTTACTTTTGGCatgaaatagttttattttttacaaatgtatttctagtatctaagaaaaaaagcacttccACAATTACTTTCCCTATTACCCTACAGTGCATTGCTGTAAGCTGTTGCATACTGTGAATTAAATAAGTGCTGAGGGATATTGTACATGACACAATGATGGCAGGCTGAAAGTAACCAAAGATAAAAGTGtccaaaagaaaaggaaaacaagtgaGTAATTCATTTTTCCACTGAACAGCTGGGTCACGGGATTGTTTTATTACCAGGCTCAAAATTAATGCAACTTTCATCACAGATTTCTAGTGCTGTGAAGGCCAGAGCAGCTGTTTAACAGCAGTTTCATTCCAGGTCCTGATGGAGGCAGTTTGACAACGAGTTTACGCTGCTCTAACCCTCTGCTGGCACTGGAAGGGGCGATCCCTCTTACCCCTTGCAGCATGTTCCCACCTCCTCTGTGTTCCCTCACTGGGTCAGAGGGCTGACCCGACCCCACACACTGCCacagggtcctggggggggtccccacctTGCAGCCTTCCACTGTTCTGTAAGACGGCTCAGGTGGCTTCTCTCCTGGCTAGTGGGGTGGGAAAAGCCAACAAGGATCACCACTTTCTCTGCCCCTCAGTATCTAGCTTTTCCTAGACAACCTACCTACCCTGCCACTGATCTCACCTTCCCCACACTAACCTGGGGTCCTGACAGCTGGAAATTCACAGAAACCTTTTAATTGACTTTAATACCAGGACCACGGTCCTGACATTACACTCTTTTGTGTCAAGATGAGCTTGTGAAGACAGATTTCTGTTCATAGATTAGTATTTGTATCCCAATTGAAGCAGTTGCAGTTTAGTCAAGGGATCACCTGGTGTTACCTCTGCACCTGACCTGCTGATTCACCGACCTAACCACAGTTACACTTTCCAGAGGTATAGAAGATTGTTTTGGGGAGCCAGtttctgaaattttctcttCAGTTCTAGGATCTTCAGCTGGCACACGCTAAGGCTTCTCTTCtcaaataatgtattttaaagcacaACTGTCAACAATTCCTTGAGATGCcatgctgctgttttctgaaagataCCCGTTTAATTAAAAAACCCTCACATTGATGAGAAGGGAcggaaagaaaaatgcagccaATGGCAAGGTAGGAACCATCATACGTTTGGCACATGCCTGCTGCTTTTTGCCAGAAGAGGAAAGCACTGAAGTTTCCTTTTACCTGAACTTGAAAAATCCTTCACATCTAGCAGAGTTACTGTACTGGGGACTGTCTCCACTCTTGTTTCCAATTAACACGGTTTCACTGGTCAGTGGGCTaacaatgtttgtttttaaatacaatgcTAATGATTACacttaataataaaattatcctCTTTCTGCTAGATCCAATAATACATTAGCAAACAGGTAACTAgccttcttaaaaacaaacaatatctGTCTCTTATATTCACATTAGATAGCACATTCCTTCCAGgaaattcttttcatttttttacagtGGAGGACAGGAAACAGGGAAGTGACCATGTCTGCAATGtttcttctcttgtttttacagcgtatgaagagaaaaaagggaagtaAGCTGCTTAAATTGGTTACAGCAAGCTCCTACAGCATCAAGTGCTGTGAGGAAATAATGAGGCATTTCATTTCTCCATAACGAAccaatttcttctttcctgtattAAAAGGCAGGTGGGCAATACTGGATGAAGAAACTCCTTTTCCCTCATTCCAGCTGAAAGTACCTCACAAATACCCAGTTACACTGAGGTTGGAAAGAGGATCTGCACCAACCACCTCCTGATACCTGTCGGCTTAGGAGAGAAGTgcagtgctccagcagcacacacTGCTCCCAGAGGCAGTGCTGTCATGCTTAAAAGAGGCACAAGCACctgtaaatgtaaatatgtatGCATCCATGTATGCACGGTACCTTGTAAAGTGCCCAGTAAATACAAAAAGGCCACCGGTACGtttcaagaaaaatgtcaaatattGTAGTCAAGCTCTGTCACTGATTTCTGCAGCAAGCTCAGAGGGAGAACGAGATGTCACACCAGCACATCCATCTTCAGCATCTGCTAAGCTCTCTGTTTACCAAAGCATTTGGGAATGACGATAAGCACAGTAAGCTCCCTACACGCTATGGTTTCAGGTAAATCTATACCAGGGCACCTCACTGGCGTTCCCAGCCAGATAAGACGACTAATGCTATCATTCAGCCTCGTCTTACACAAGGTAATACACAAAATCTGAACCGTTATGCAGCAGTTCGTATTTTGTCAGAGTTGTGCTGAAAACCATGAAGGATAAAAAAGGTGGAAACGTTGACTTTACTCTCTCTGCCTCAGGCACAAACcccatgcctcagtttcccctctcCTATCTGCGCTGTGATGCTTTGGGTCCCAGCTTGGGCTACTCAGACCTATCACGACTAGCATTTAGGGGATAGTTAAATCATTAGGCAGCTAATTAATGACCTTTCGGGGCagctcctccctccctgctggggGAACCAGGTGCCctgaggggagcagcagcgccTGAGGGGATGTGGCCGCGCCGAGCCCcctgaggggaaggggaggcggGAGAGCGCCTCGGCTGCTGCCCACCGCCCCGTTCTATTATAATTATTAACATGATTTAATTTTTCGTTTCCCAGCGCCGCTTTCTGCCCTCGCAGCCCTCCAAGCGCCCCACTGCAGGGCGCCTCCCGCCTGCCCGCCCCGCTCTCCTCAGGAGCCGCAGCCATCCCTCACCCCCCCGCTCCTTCCACCGCCCCGCGGGGTGCCGGTACCTTCATGGTGGCCTTGCGGACCTGCCCCAGAGCCCGCAGCCCGCTGGGGGACGCCGCCTGGAAGTTGTATTTGTGCAGCGCCACCCGAGCCGCCCCCACGGCCAGGCGGCTGCTGGGGTCCAGCGCCTGCTCCACACCCGGCGCCCAGAGCAGCTGGTCCG is a genomic window containing:
- the RARRES1 gene encoding retinoic acid receptor responder protein 1; amino-acid sequence: MQGLGASLPVLLLLLLLSAQLPPPAVADQLLWAPGVEQALDPSSRLAVGAARVALHKYNFQAASPSGLRALGQVRKATMKSIPGMGQKYYLQFTTEDYRSRENAGSCLATVLYPKKKSPPAVNIKCINTKDQKQIQEEDNRLYRKLKRQTKPIIGSNIPDSFGIMEPAFEPVWALAVAGSSYMMWEKSTEKVGYFMSQVKTVKQWMRKDDSLEFDYTILLHEMPTQEMILCHMRLIWLPGRPLKVKYTCESDSHRLEDGSGMESGSAAGIIREREENF